A segment of the Odoribacter splanchnicus DSM 20712 genome:
AACCCTGGACGGTGGTATTTTCGATGACCAGGTCGATCTGGATTACCTGGAAGAGGAAATCAGCCGTTATTATTCGAATATCGTCGGGAAATACGGTATGCCGGCACAAACAGCCCTGAAGAAATTGAATACACTCACTTTCAACACGATATGTGCCACCCATGGTCCGATCTGGCGCTCACATGTGTGTGATATCATCGCTAAATATGAAAAATGGAGTAAATACGAAACCGAAGAAGGAGTGGTGATCGCTTTCAGCAGTATGTACGGTCACACGGAGCAGATGGCGGACACGATCGGACGTTTCCTCGCCGAACAAGGCGTTAAAAAGATACGGATCCACGACACTTCGAAGACACATCCTTCTTATATCATCAACGATATTTTCCGCTACAAAGGAGTGATCCTCGGCAGTTGTGCCTATAACGGCGGTATCTTCCCAACTATGGAAACCCTGTTGTGCGAACTGGAAAATATGGGCATTAAAAATCACCTTCTGGCCTATTTCGGTAATAAAACCTGGGGAGGCGGAGCCATCCCCCGACTGAAAGCTTTTGCAGAAAAAATGAAGTGGGAAGTGGTAGCAGAACCCAATGAAGCACTCGGAGCTATGAAATCTTCCGACATCGAGCAATGTAAAGCTATCGCCCAAGCTATGGCAGAAAAAATTAAAAAGAGTTGATAAGTTGATGAGTTAAAAGAGTTGCTAAGTTACTGAGTAACTAAGATATGAGTTGGAGAAGTTAAAAGAATTATTAAGTTGAGAAGAGTTTATAATCCCCATACTTATTTCAATTCAGTGTAATTTTATTGAAAACTTATTTAACTCAGCAACTCTTTTAACTCAGTAACTCAGCAACTCTCCAAGAAGATTGTTACTGTTATCCCCAATCCGAATTTTTTCTGGTCATAGATGAATGTAGCCGACGTCTTTTCACCTATTCCCAAAATCCCCCAAAACCGAAACCAGGCTCCCTTAACTAATATAACTTGTAATCCTTTTTAAAACTTTATTCATTATCTGATTTTAAGCTGTAACTAATCAGCTCGTCCTCCGTCCTACATGTGATATCTCGGTTTTTGACCGGATCAAATGGACCACCAGGTTACAAATGAATAAAATCAAGCATATGAATAAAACTCTACTTTTCCTGCTGTTAGCAGGACTCCTGATTTCCTGTAAACCCACTCCCCCATCCGGAGATAACGGGGAGATCGTTCCCCTGACTTCGGAATGTTTGTTAAAAAACAGTGACCTATATATGAAATATCCATATAAAATAAAAGTACAGGATTCTATAATGTGTATTTGGGACCTGCATGGAGGAGATCGGTTCTATCATCTCTATTCTTATCCTGAGCTGCAATTCATCACTTCCTTTGCCGTGAACGGCCGCGGGCCGGAAGAATATATTTCGACAGGGGGATTTTGTATGGACAAGCAACATATTTATGTTTTCGACACTAGCCGGGCCCGCCTTTCGATCTTCCGGAAAGACAGTCTGATGCAACAACGCATTTCCCCTGCCCGGATAATCGACTACCCTCAAGCCGGCATTCCGATACTGAATTTTTGCCGGACGGACCAAGGGTTTGCCTTGCTCAATTTCGACGGACCGGAACGGATTGCATTTATCGATACTTGTGGACATCTGCTGAACAAAAAATACGAGATTCCGTGGGGAAATACCGCAAAAAACAAAGCCTACCCGACGATGACAGCCTCACTATGGAACTCTTATCTCGACTATAATCCCGACAATCACCTATTAGTCCTTGTCACCCAAAACGGAGAATTACTGGAAATCCATAACCTGGCGTCGGATTCTTCCCGGTTCATTGTCGGCAAAGGAGGTGAACCTGATTTTTTGAGTGATAAAAACGGACTCCTTGTCGGCAAAATCAAGGGTTATCAGGATGTACAAGTCGGGAAAAAAGCCATCTACACCTTATTCTCGGGCACCGATCACCAAGAAGAACTCAAAAAAATGATGAAGGGGCAGCCTACTCCTGATGGTGGCAATTTGTTTTTAGTATACGACCTCGACGGTAAGCTGATCCGGAAATTTTTGCTCGATCACTATACCAATGGTATAGATGTCCACGAAGACAGCAATATACTTTATACCGTAAGTTCTTCTGAAGAAAATGCAATCAACAAATATCGGTTACCACTCTGATAGCCTATTACTGAAAATCTATGAAAAAAATTTTTTATTACCTTTTGCCTCTCTTCTTGTTGAGTCAGTCCGGAACAGCCCAACAAGATTCATTGACTTTACGGATTACAGACGAAAAAGGCCAGATCATCATCGGAGCCGTAGTCCTGCAATATCCCGAATCGTATCTTCTCGGAGCCTCTAATGAAAAAGGTGAGGTAGAAATAAAGGGGCTCCATATCCCCGCTCGGCAACAACTCGTTTTTCAATGCCTGGGATATGAGATGAAAGCCCTGCCTTTTCAAGAAGTGAAACAACATCCGAACGTCCGGTTAAAAGAAAAAATCACCGAATTGCCCGAAGCAGTAGTCCTCGCACAACCACTGCCTCGACTTCTCGCTCTCACTCACAAACAACTTTACAAAAAATACCCGGCGAAAAAAGAATATGTCCGGTATTATGCCCCTGCCTCCTACTATAAATCGGTAGAATGTAAAGGCCATTGCGTAAATCTACGCCATGAATACGGGCTTTTCATTTGATGAAAGCCCAAACGGCCAGAACCATCCTTTTCAATCACTTTTTTAAACCCTAATCCGTCATGATAAAAGTCTTTATCTACAGCTGTCTGCTCCTCGTTTTCCTCATAAATTGTAAAAGCAACATCCCGGAAGCCCGGAATAAGACCGATTATTCACAAATTACTCATTATTCGTCACGTTCCGCTCATCCGATATCTTCCGTCAATTTCGATACCATACGAATCGATGCCGGTAATGAAAACGAAATGACTTCCCTGCTAGGGAGTTTTCTTTTTCTGGGAGATACCCTTTGTTTTGCCGACCGGGAACAATCTACCCTATTCCTCTACGATCGGGACGGGCGTTTTTTGGGTACCCATCTATCCTACGGAAGAGGTCCGCAGGAAATACAGGGGATCTATGAGATTACCGCACTCCCACAAGGAGGTTATGCAATTATAAACGACTGGCATTTGAATATTTTCGATCAAAGTTGGGGAGGGAAACAACAGTTACGGATCGACTGGCAAAACGATAAAACCCCCGAAATCCTGCTCGCTTCTCCAGGTCCTGACGAAAGTGGAATTTACGAAATTGAACACTTTACCGGTCGATTATGCCCACTGGGAAACTATCTGGCCATCGCTATCGTTACCGACTGTATTACTTACAACGGTTTCCGTTCGAACAGCCAGGCAGCTCATTTTTATGAAAACAGTTATACCCTGGGACTCATCGATCCCCGTACCGGCAAAGTAGAACGGATGATGTGTACCCATTCTCCCATTTATAAACAGTACCGTTATATTCCTAATTTCAAGTCGATTCTATTCGATACCGATACAGAAAATACCTTATTTTATTCTTTCCAGATCGACTCCCTGATCTATCAAACGGACTTTAAGAACAATACCCTGCAATCTTTCGGCCTAGCCGGCCATCCGATGAATACGGATTACAGAGAAACCAATACTTTCGAAGAAGCCACTAACAATTACAAGGAAGATTATAAAAAATTCGGTTCTTACCGTTACCTGAAATACATCCCTGAAACCAAAGTCCTGTTCAGAAACTTTTATCATGGAGAACCTTCTTGCGGGGAAACCGTTCAAGCCTATAAAAATCAGACCCTGGTAGCAGAATTCAATGTACCCGACAACTTTCGGATATTCGGTTATTCAGCCCCTTATTACTATGCGTATGGCAAACCAGATCTCGACACCGAAAATATGATTATTTACAAATTCAAATTGGAAATTTAAACACGATTGACAAAACTTTTCTAATTTTGCATTCATAAATAGAAAACATCTATCGATTATGGTAAAATTTTTTAGTATTTGCCTGGTGGTATTACTCCTCTGTAGTTGCCATTCACGCCGGAAAGAAATAGCTCGAATCGTTGAAGAATGGAAAAATAAAGAAGTTATTTTTCCGGATCCCTTATTGGTAAAAGTACAAGGGCGGGATACCATCCTCCCGGATTTTCAGGAACGCAAATATAAAATCCTGAATTACATCGACACCAGTGGTTGTACGGAATGCCGGATGAAACTGGCCGAATGGCAATTATTGAAACAGGAAATCGATAGTCTGGGCTACGATGTCGACATCCTATTCGTTGCCTGGGTCCACAATTACGACGAATTGGAAATCCTGCAACGTGCCAATCGTTGTCAGCTACCCTTCCTATACGATCCGCAGGGGGATATGCAAAAAATCAACCAGTTTCCTGCCGAACCGGCTTTCCAAACTTTCCTGCTCGATTCGCTCAACCGGGTCCTGCTTATCGGTAGTCCGGTCGAAAACGATAAAATCTGGACCCTCTACCAACGTTCCCTCTCCTCTTTAAACTCCGGGATTCCAGGCCGGAATCCCTAGCGGGTCACTTTGAGCATATAGCCGTTAAATTTGTCAGTGACAATGGAAGCCGAAGTCAGTGAAATTTTATGCCGTAGAATACTGATGTATTTATTCAACTGCAAATGCAATTTATAATCATCCTTATCCCATCCTGCTTTGATCAATAATTCACGGGAAACTGTTTTCTCGCGGTTACGGCAAAGCATGGTAAAGATTTTAAATTCCAATCCCACCAATTTTTCTTTTCTTTCTCCGATCCATAATTCTCCGGAAAGCAGATCGAAAAATGATTTTTCTCCCAAGCAGATTTTATCACTGCCATTTTTACTTAGACAATTATACACCTGTGCTGCCACAACGGCAGGCGCGCAATTTTTCACCAGATAGGTATAGGCGCCACTTTCGAGTCCACGCATCTGGTTGGCTTCATCCCCTAACGAACTGTAGATCACTATCGGTGTATAGTGGTCGGTAAGCCGGATAATTTGCAGCACCTCAAACCCATTATGACCAGGCATATCGACATCCAGCAAAACAACATTCGGTTGCCGCTCCCGGAACAGCTTCAGTGCCTCCGTCCCATTGGTAGCTACGATTACTTCAAATCCCCTCTCTTCGAGTTGCTCCGCAACCTCCATCACAGTCAGAGGATCATCCTCTGCATATAAAACCTTCAATTTTTCCATGATACCTGTGGTAAAATAATTAAAAACTTGCTACCGTTTCCTATTTCACTCTCTATATGTATTTTCCCTCCGTAAGCACAAACCACTTTATGTACGAAGGTCAACCCCAAACCAAATCCTGTTGTTTTCGTGACTTGCTGATTTCTGACACGATAGAATTGTTTAAAAATCTGTTTTTGATCTTTAGGTGCAATTCCCATGCCATTGTCTTCAACAACCAAAATATAATCAGTCCCCTCTTCATAGAAATTAATTTTAACGACCGGATGAGCTCCTCCATATTTAATAGCATTGTCCACTAAATTGATAACAATATAATTGAAATATATTTTATCGAGGCAAGGGTATCCGAGTCCTTCGGCAATGTGATACTCCACCCGGGCATGTTTTCGGATCATCGTAAACATTTCTGTGATCATCTCCAATTCCAGTTGCAGGTCGATCGGTTCGCGTTCCACCTCCAAAACCGAAGTTTTTAAAGAGGTCAGCATAGTATCGGTAATATCGGCCATCTTCATCAAACGTGCCTTTATCATCCCTAACTTTACTTCATCTGTAGGACATAAAACAGATTCCTTCCGTTTCAACATCCCTCCTATCGCCGAAATCATCGTAGCTAAAGGCTTTTTCAGCTCATGTTCCAAATGGGCAATTCCCATGGTCTGTACCCGTACACTTCTTAGCGTCATCTTTATCGAATTCCATTGCCAGACTAAACAAATAACGAAACCAATCAGAAAAAGTAATTCAATCCATAATACTCCTTTAAGGGCTCGGAAAACGAAAGGAAGTTTGAAGGAGGCCGTGATTTGGTGTTTGTAATCGTATCCTAAATTTAGCGGAGAAGTAGTAATACTATTAGGTTCTACATTAAGCTTATCTGACAATAATAACTTATTTCCATCTAACCCCTTAATTATTAAATAAGGACTTTCAGATATACCTTTTTCTTGTAATGCTTTATGATATAAAACAGCAATCTTCTGTATATCTAAACATTTGTTCTCAAATAAACAATCATAAACAACTTGCCGGCCTAAACTAATATATTTCTCCATTGAATTAATTTTAAGCCTTTTTTCTGTATTATTGTATTTCCAACAAAATTCATCCTCATTAGCTAAACTATACCCTAATTTCAATTTCTTAATAGCAAAAGGAGCTTGATTATCCAAAAAAATCTGAATAATATCCTACAATACATAATCAGCAGTTTTTCGAAACTCATCGACTTTCATTTCACGCACTCTATACATCCATGCCCCTTGTCCTAATAATACACATATTAACAGTACCACAGATAAACGCCCCATTATACGTATTCTACTCTTCATACACCTAATTTATAGAATATTATAGAATATATTTTTTTACAAAATTAAGAATCTTTCCTAAGTTTGCCATCCGAAAACGAACAAATACTCAAAATGAAGAAAAAAGTAAAATTTTTAATTGGTGGAATAGTCTTTTCTATTTCTTTATCTATCAATTTCATTATTTCCTCAAATTCTGAAGAAACTATTTTATATTTTGATAATATAGACGCGATTGCAGAAAAAGAATCCGGAGACGATTTTACTCCTACCTGTATAAAAGCAGGTTACTTATGTACGGGCATAGACAAGAATGGTAATATGGGAACATTTGATGGATTAAGTGCTGAAATGCATAATTAAAATTAGTATGAAAAAATTACACTATATCATCATCTCTGCCCTCCTGGTTGGAGGTTGTCAATCTGATCCGAGATTAGAGAGTGAAGCTTCGCCGTTGGTACGGACGAAAGTTTCAGAGCTTTATTACGCTCAATCGGATAATATCGATTTAGAGGCATTAAACATTGTATCCCCTTCTAAATTTGTAAAGAAAGGAAACTTATATGCCATCCTGACCCCGAACAGTGCTTATCGTTTTGCCATATACGACAGTGAAAGCGGCAACGTCACCCGTTTAGTACCGGCAGGAAAAAACGAAGGTGAAGGGATGTACTATATTAGCATGAATCTACAAGGCGATATCGTTTCAGCCTTTGATTTCGGTTCCGGGCGATTGGTTGAAATCGACCTAAACGAATATGCCACGCCAGGTTACCGACCTGTTTTCACCAGTCTTGCAGAAGATGGAAAGACTCCATTCGGAGCAATCCGACTCGATGAAAGAATTTTATCCACAGGTCTCTACACTGCAGGGCGTTATTGTATTAGTCAGGCCACAGGGTACAACTCCTATAGCGTAAGTTATCCAACCTGTGCCGACCCCACTCTAACCGACACGTTAAAAAGTATTTTCTATGCCAGTAATATTTTGGCTCTGAATCCTATGCATTCCAAAGTCGCCTGTGCTAATATGCAATCCGGTTGTCTGGATATCTGTGAAATTCATGATAACGAACTGAGTCGTATCAATGAAGTCCATATGACTACCCCAAGAGTTAAATTCAACAGACATCGTCCGAAAGGTCGTGGCCTGACTCATCCGGTGACTTATTCCCGAAATAACCTGTTCGGATTCTGCGATTTGGCGGTATCGGAGAATTATATTTTCGCTCTGTATTCAGGAAGAACCCTGAAAGATTATAATCTGGATGTGGACAAAGGAAAAACAATCGTAGTATTCGATTGGAATGGTTCACATGTCCGGACTTATCAATTACAGAATGCTTGTTCAGCAATCAGCTATGATGCAGCGGACAATACAATTTATGCGCTGTCACAAGAAGGCAACAAACCTCAAATCATTACGCTGAATTTATAGATTCAAGCAGGGGATATTCTACCCGACGACGAGTATTGGAGAGAGCAAGTTGAGCAGTTAACTATTTTTTCCTAAGGGCTGCGTTTCTCGTTCCTCTCCTTTTTTATTTCTTCAGGCGAAAGTTATAATTGCCAATTATTTTTATAAATGGTATAGTCCGCAGGTCCCTCACGAAGGATTTTATTGCATTAGCCAGATCACAAAACACAACTTCTATAGTCCGAGTCATTCCACCTGTACCGACTCCACTATAACCGACACGCTAAAAAGTGTTTTATACCAGTAACATTTTGGCTCTGATCTCTACGTATTCAAGAGTGGTCTGTACCAGATACCACTGTTTACCAACAAGTTAATGATCATTTTTTAGAATGGTATATTAAAGAATATAGACTGTTTTTTAGTTAAAAAGATCTTTTCTACATTTACAGTGTAGAAACAAATAAACAACAGATGAAGAAGAAGTAAACCGTAGCTTATCACTTTAGTTATATAAAGTCAGCCGGTTAAAACTAAATACAACGCAAAGGAGAGAGCATAGTAAAAGTGGAAAAAAACATTTCCCAAGCCCACTTTTCTTGTTCCTCTCCTTTTTTAGTTCCTTCTTATCAAAATGTTTTAGCAACAAACAACTCACAATAAATAGATTATCGATTATTTTAATTTTTGGTATATTAAAGAACATAGACCATTCTTTAGAAAAAATAATCTTTTCTAAGTTTGTCATGTAAAGACAAAAACAAATAATGAAGCATAGATGATAAATGATGGGGAGAATATCAGGTAGGTGATAAAACCCTAAGATTAAATAGTTGACACACAGCAACTATTTGGTGGAGAGTGAACCGAAGTTAGATAGAAATCCCAAGTCAATCTTTCTGAAGTTCCTCTTCATTTGTTTTTAGATAACAGAAAGCGATTTTTTAAATTGCAATGGAGTCGGCAAAGTATTAACTCTAGTTTTGCAATCAAGTGATTAACAAAAATTTGGGACCAGTACGGCAGCTGGTGTTTTATTTTCATCTCCAAGATTTATGGGGTATTTTGTTTATGGGAAATGCTTTTCTCAACAGTGAGTCTTCTCATTTTTCAGATATACAGGCATTTAATCTCATTCTGTTGGGAATTCTTTATCTTACGGTAAGGATATTGTCAGGACTTTCCCAATATATTCAGCTAACGGTAGTCTTAGGGTTACTTTTCTATTTCTTAGGTGAAGCAATAGCAGGTTTCGGTCAGATCCACGATTTCGTAGCTCCCCGCCATCTTATAGCTCAGATGAGCGGCAGTTTCCAAAATTCTGAAAGCTATGACGGTCTTTTGGCTTGTCTGCTCCCGTTATCTCTTTCCCTGGCTCTCCGGGCGAACGATGCTCCGAGTAAAAGGTATCTCGTTGTACCTGTGTTATCGGGATTCTGTACATTTCTGGTGCTCACTCTAATTCCAGCCAGCATGAATCCTTGTTGCTGGTTTATTGCAGGAATAGGATGTTATGTTGTAGTTCTCTACCATTTCCGGACTTTCCGTAGCTATAAGTTATTATTACGTTGGTATCCGAAGAGGGTTATTTTCTTTACCCTACTCCTTTTTGTCCTCCTATTTAAGATCGGAGACTCGATGTACACCTCGATGAAAAATCCGGAAGCAGATTGTACTTTTTTATGGGAACAAAGCGTCGGACTTATCCGTCGATCTCCGGATCAGGGATATGGCTTAGGAAGTTTCAGCCAACTGGTATCCACTCCTCATCTTTCTGAAAAAGGTTCTATTTCGCCCGATTCTCCTGAAATATGGGCTATCGACAACCATACTTCCTACTGTTTTAACGAATATTTACGGATCACGGTAGAAAACGGAATACCAGGTCTCCTCTGGTTTCTCTTATTCCTGATCACGGCTTTTTACAATGCCCTTCGCTGCGGACAAATCGGTCTTAGCGGTTGTCTGTTAGCTTTCGGTATATTTGCTTATTTTTCGAACATTTTCGATATTATTCCTTTGAGTATAATCTTGACAATTATACCGGCACTCTGCGGTAGAAGGCTACCGTTCCTGCAACCTCATTGCAGGAAACGTCCCGCTTATTGTTCGATTTTAAGCCAATAACCCAGGGGCTTTTCGGTAAGGATATATACCGAATGATCACCTTTCAGCAATTTTCGTAAACGGCTGACCATTTTGTTGAGTTGCAGACTGCAGTTAGGGGCCTGACTATTCCAACCTGCTTTCAGTAAATCTTCGCGAGCAACCAGGGTATTGCGGTTTTTACATAGGATGGAAAATATCTTATTCTCCAACATGGTGAGGTGATAGACAACATCCGACACCCTCAGGTTACAAGCCGAAAAATCATATTCGACCTGTTTACTCAAACGGATCACTTCCTCCCCACTTCGGGCAATGCATCGCTGGATTTGGGCTAACAGCAGCGTCGGACTATAATTTTTCAGTAAGTAAACGTTAGCGCCCCATTCCAAACCTTTGATCTGTTTTTCTTCATCAATCAGGCAACTATAAATAATGACAGGTGTTTGACTATCCTGAAGCCGTATAAACTGCAAGACCTCGAGTCCGTCTTTTCCAGGCATATCCACATCAAGAACGATCAGATCGGGTTTACAGGCAATAAATTTTTCCAGGGCTTCATTGCCATCGTAGGCGACAATAACTTCATAACCATTATTCTCCAGTTTTTCCTGAACTTCCATGACTGTCATAGAATCATCTTCTGCATACAAAATTGTCATTTTCCGTTTTTATTGTGGTAATACGACGATAAAGCTGCTGCCTACTCCAACTTTGCTTTCCACCTGAATATCTCCCCCATAGGTATCCACCACCTTCCGGACAAAGGTCAATCCTAAGCCAAAGCCCGTCGTTCTACGCACGCACCTAGTATTCATCCGATAAAATGCCCGGAAAATACGCTTCTGTTCTCGTTTTGGAATGCCGATCCCATTATCTCTGACAGCGATTACAAAATTATCATTTTCTTTCCAACAATCAATGGTTACACAAGGATGATCACCACTATATTTTATAGCATTATCTACAAGGTTGACCACCATATAAAAGAAATAGACCTGATCCAGACAGGCCGAAGCAGCCTCGGGAGTGATATGAAAACTCACTTTGGCATAGGGTTTGAGTATCTCGAAAAGTTCGAGTACCATGTCCATTTCTTGTCTGACATTCAAATCGGCACACTTGAATTGGGGCATGGAATTACCACAAATCATGAGTAAAGTATCTGTCATATCAGCCATTTTGATCAATCTTACCCGCATCATTTTCAATTTCAGCTGCTCCCGTGCGGTCAGGATATCTTTGTTACTTTCCATCAGATCCTCTACTGCATTCAATAAAATCGCTATCGGTTTTTTCAGCTCATGTTCTAGATGAGCAGCCCCCATCATCTTTACTTCCGAAGTTTTCCAAAAAGTGTGAATGTAATGCCATTGCCACAATAAACTCAATATAAAACCGAGTAAAAAAATAACTTCCACCAGCAAGATACCCATAAAAGCGTTGAATACAAAAGGGAGTTCGAAGGAAGCGATCAGGTGATGCTGAAATCCGCATCCCAAATTTGCCGGCACTGCCTGAATTAACTTATCGGAGCCGGAAACTTTCCCGCAAGTGAGTAAGATATGACCTGTATTCCGGTCTGAGATGGCCCAACAAACCAACGGAGGCATAGAACGTTCGGTCAAGGCATTCCGCAATAAAGAATCGAGTCGTCTCACATCGAGCTCCCGATTCTCGTACAAATCATCATATACCAAGTGGATTTTATCCTCAGAAAACACATAGAAATGATTTACCGGAAAACATTTTTCATCTTTATTTTCTCTTAATCTCCCATTACGGAAAGAAGAATCTCTACCATAAGCCAAATACTTAAGCCCCTCGTCTGCAATATATTCCTCCGCCACTTCCGAAAGAAGATAACCTGCCCGCATTTTGAATTCTTTAACTTTCAATTCACGCACATGATAGATCCAGACTCCTTGTCCTAAGAGAAACAAGAATAACATAAGGAGCGTTAATACATTGATAATCTTTATATTATTATTCACCACATAAAAGTTTTGTAAAAAGAATATTATAGAATACTTGTTTTAGCACAAAAATATAAATCTTTTATAATTTTGCTTTTGAAAAAACAAAAAACAATATTCAAAAAAGAGAAAAAACTGACATTTATAAATAATGATATAATTATATCAGTTTTCTTATTTCAGTAAAGAAATTAATTAATTTAAAAATAATATATAAAAAATAAATACAAACAAGTAATATTTACGTGCCTACAGTTCATAAACCGACTTAACCTATTAGAAAAAGAAAAACAACATCAGAATATTTTGTAGAATTACCCATATTTCAAAATATAATGAGGTATTGAAATAGCCAGACCGGCAAGAACAAACGCTATATTTGAGTTACCTAGGATTGCCGACCTCACTATAAAGACGTTGCAAAGCGTTCTTGTTTATTCCGTAACGAAAAAAGCAAGCATTATCGCTCTTGCCCGGTCTGAGCTAATTTGAAAGTTTTATATAATGAATCAAGCAATAGAAAGCATAACTAGATGATCACTGCCGACTCATCTACATGGGAGGAAAAGAAACCAAGGAAAGTATTCCCAAGTTAATCCTTACAGGTTCTACCTCCCTTTCTTTTTGTCACTATTTCAACATATTCTTCACTTCTCCCTTCTGA
Coding sequences within it:
- a CDS encoding response regulator transcription factor, whose amino-acid sequence is MEKLKVLYAEDDPLTVMEVAEQLEERGFEVIVATNGTEALKLFRERQPNVVLLDVDMPGHNGFEVLQIIRLTDHYTPIVIYSSLGDEANQMRGLESGAYTYLVKNCAPAVVAAQVYNCLSKNGSDKICLGEKSFFDLLSGELWIGERKEKLVGLEFKIFTMLCRNREKTVSRELLIKAGWDKDDYKLHLQLNKYISILRHKISLTSASIVTDKFNGYMLKVTR
- a CDS encoding FprA family A-type flavoprotein, whose protein sequence is MNNAIKIKDNIYWIGVNDRRTHIFENYWPLPKGVAYNSYVIADEKVVVIDTVERSRMDDYLNSLQAVLQGRKVDYLIINHMEPDHTGAIKNLLCHYPDLTVVGNCKTFPMLQNYYGVDSNLLEVKEGDSLNIGKRTLNFYMVPMLHWPETMVTYLPGENIVFSGDVFGAFGTLDGGIFDDQVDLDYLEEEISRYYSNIVGKYGMPAQTALKKLNTLTFNTICATHGPIWRSHVCDIIAKYEKWSKYETEEGVVIAFSSMYGHTEQMADTIGRFLAEQGVKKIRIHDTSKTHPSYIINDIFRYKGVILGSCAYNGGIFPTMETLLCELENMGIKNHLLAYFGNKTWGGGAIPRLKAFAEKMKWEVVAEPNEALGAMKSSDIEQCKAIAQAMAEKIKKS
- a CDS encoding TolB-like 6-bladed beta-propeller domain-containing protein, which produces MNKTLLFLLLAGLLISCKPTPPSGDNGEIVPLTSECLLKNSDLYMKYPYKIKVQDSIMCIWDLHGGDRFYHLYSYPELQFITSFAVNGRGPEEYISTGGFCMDKQHIYVFDTSRARLSIFRKDSLMQQRISPARIIDYPQAGIPILNFCRTDQGFALLNFDGPERIAFIDTCGHLLNKKYEIPWGNTAKNKAYPTMTASLWNSYLDYNPDNHLLVLVTQNGELLEIHNLASDSSRFIVGKGGEPDFLSDKNGLLVGKIKGYQDVQVGKKAIYTLFSGTDHQEELKKMMKGQPTPDGGNLFLVYDLDGKLIRKFLLDHYTNGIDVHEDSNILYTVSSSEENAINKYRLPL
- a CDS encoding sensor histidine kinase; the encoded protein is MDNQAPFAIKKLKLGYSLANEDEFCWKYNNTEKRLKINSMEKYISLGRQVVYDCLFENKCLDIQKIAVLYHKALQEKGISESPYLIIKGLDGNKLLLSDKLNVEPNSITTSPLNLGYDYKHQITASFKLPFVFRALKGVLWIELLFLIGFVICLVWQWNSIKMTLRSVRVQTMGIAHLEHELKKPLATMISAIGGMLKRKESVLCPTDEVKLGMIKARLMKMADITDTMLTSLKTSVLEVEREPIDLQLELEMITEMFTMIRKHARVEYHIAEGLGYPCLDKIYFNYIVINLVDNAIKYGGAHPVVKINFYEEGTDYILVVEDNGMGIAPKDQKQIFKQFYRVRNQQVTKTTGFGLGLTFVHKVVCAYGGKIHIESEIGNGSKFLIILPQVSWKN
- a CDS encoding redoxin domain-containing protein, which encodes MVKFFSICLVVLLLCSCHSRRKEIARIVEEWKNKEVIFPDPLLVKVQGRDTILPDFQERKYKILNYIDTSGCTECRMKLAEWQLLKQEIDSLGYDVDILFVAWVHNYDELEILQRANRCQLPFLYDPQGDMQKINQFPAEPAFQTFLLDSLNRVLLIGSPVENDKIWTLYQRSLSSLNSGIPGRNP
- a CDS encoding BF3164 family lipoprotein, which translates into the protein MKKLHYIIISALLVGGCQSDPRLESEASPLVRTKVSELYYAQSDNIDLEALNIVSPSKFVKKGNLYAILTPNSAYRFAIYDSESGNVTRLVPAGKNEGEGMYYISMNLQGDIVSAFDFGSGRLVEIDLNEYATPGYRPVFTSLAEDGKTPFGAIRLDERILSTGLYTAGRYCISQATGYNSYSVSYPTCADPTLTDTLKSIFYASNILALNPMHSKVACANMQSGCLDICEIHDNELSRINEVHMTTPRVKFNRHRPKGRGLTHPVTYSRNNLFGFCDLAVSENYIFALYSGRTLKDYNLDVDKGKTIVVFDWNGSHVRTYQLQNACSAISYDAADNTIYALSQEGNKPQIITLNL
- a CDS encoding O-antigen ligase family protein; the encoded protein is MGPVRQLVFYFHLQDLWGILFMGNAFLNSESSHFSDIQAFNLILLGILYLTVRILSGLSQYIQLTVVLGLLFYFLGEAIAGFGQIHDFVAPRHLIAQMSGSFQNSESYDGLLACLLPLSLSLALRANDAPSKRYLVVPVLSGFCTFLVLTLIPASMNPCCWFIAGIGCYVVVLYHFRTFRSYKLLLRWYPKRVIFFTLLLFVLLFKIGDSMYTSMKNPEADCTFLWEQSVGLIRRSPDQGYGLGSFSQLVSTPHLSEKGSISPDSPEIWAIDNHTSYCFNEYLRITVENGIPGLLWFLLFLITAFYNALRCGQIGLSGCLLAFGIFAYFSNIFDIIPLSIILTIIPALCGRRLPFLQPHCRKRPAYCSILSQ
- a CDS encoding response regulator transcription factor, producing MTILYAEDDSMTVMEVQEKLENNGYEVIVAYDGNEALEKFIACKPDLIVLDVDMPGKDGLEVLQFIRLQDSQTPVIIYSCLIDEEKQIKGLEWGANVYLLKNYSPTLLLAQIQRCIARSGEEVIRLSKQVEYDFSACNLRVSDVVYHLTMLENKIFSILCKNRNTLVAREDLLKAGWNSQAPNCSLQLNKMVSRLRKLLKGDHSVYILTEKPLGYWLKIEQ